The sequence below is a genomic window from Bos javanicus breed banteng chromosome 21, ARS-OSU_banteng_1.0, whole genome shotgun sequence.
TACCACCCCTTGTGGGCACTGAGGGATGCGTGCGAGGCGCCAGGGAAGGGGCGGGCAGCGAAGTGCCCGGAGGCCCCGGAGTCCGTGAGGTCCGGGCAGCCAAGCAGGAGGCCCCGGGCCGGGCTCAGGACGGCTGGGGcagcagggcctggggctggtccccagggaGAGGCCCGGTGGCTGCGGGGGAAGGGCGGCCAGGCCCTGGCTCCGGCCttctggggcaggggctggggttcCCTGCGTGAGTGCCGGTCGGGACAGGGTCTGTTTGGCCCCGGCGGCCCTGGCCCAGGTCTGATGAACGCGTCAGGGAGTGGAAACGCCCGTGGAGTGGATGGGAGGCGGGGTGCGCGGTGCAGCGGTTCTTTGGCTCGTTGGCCGGGCCAAGGGCTGGGATGAAGGAGATTCCCAGGCCTCTGCTGCAGCCACAGGAGGGGGGGCTTCGTGGGTCAAGTGTGTCCACACAGTGAGGGTgaagaaggggtgtgtgtgtgatggggggcAGGAGCTCATGGAATTGTGGGCGCAGGAGCTAGGCCGATGACCCTCCCAAGGCATCTTCTACTCCAGGCGTCCACACTCAGCATGGTGGGGTCCTGCATGTGGCGGCAGAGACCCTGGGAGGTGGGTGCCAGGTGGGGCAGCAGCCAGGATGAGACCAGGGCTGGAGGTGCCCACTTGGAAGGGGGCCTTCCTCCCCAGGCAGTGGGGGCTGTGGTGTCACCAGGGGAGGCCGAGCACTGGCTCCACAGTCGCGGGTGACATTAAATTTTATGTCTTTGTCTAGACAGGGCAGTAAACAGAGCCCTGGGGCCAGGGGTGCTGTCGGGGAGACCGGAGGGGTGGGGAGCCTGGCTAGGAGTGAGCCTCAAGTGACTTTTGGGTGGATGAGGCCGGGGCCCTCTGTCTTTGCCGAGGGTGTCAGCGGGCACAGGGGTGCTGACCCACAGCCTGGTGTCGGGCTGTGACCAGCTCCGCCGTGACAGCCAGTGCCAGGGGTGTGAGAGGGGCGCAGGGGCTTGTGGCCCCGTGAGGAGCAAAGGAGGCTTCCTAAGATTGCCCCCAAGGCTCGGGGGCAGGGAGCGACTGGGGGCCCACCCCTTCATGGTGAGCAGGGCGAGCTGGCGTCAGGGCTGGGGGAGTTCAGAGGGCAGGAGACGCTGCCAGCGCAGTAGGGCCGCAGGGAGCCACGGTGCGCGCAGGGCGGAAGAGAACGGGCCACACGCCCTGTGGACGGTGGACCAGAGGCGAGACCGAGTTTGCGGAAGCAGGGAGGAAAGATGCCGGGGCTGCGaggcaggggcggggtgggggggcgcggAGGGGCTTTGGGGATGGAGCCCCGGGGACCTGGATGACTCTCAGTCCCGGATCGGAGAACCTGCCCAGAGCCCCGGCTCCTCGCGCCTTCGCTTCTCGCCGAGCCGAGGGCGCAGGCCCGCCTCCCTCCCGGTGCGGCGCCGCGAGCAAGGCCGCCCAAGCGGGAACAGCTGCGGGACGGGACTCCGGGCGAGCGGCGCGGGCCGCGGAGCCGGAGGGACAAACCCTCGGGGCTCCGGGGCCGCGCGCGGCGGGGAGTAGCCGCTTCGGTCCCCGTCCCCCCTCGGCTTCAGCGGGAACGCGGCCCCGGCCTCAGGTGCGGCGGCGGCGCCCCCTGGAGGCCCGGGCTCGGCGCGCGGCCCCTCGTGCGCGCGCGTGCGGCAGAGCCCGGCCTGGGGCCCGGACAGGGTCCCTCGGTGGAAGCGCGCCGGGGGCTGGGGgtcggcggggggtgggggggggggaggagcgGCCGCGCGCTCTGCGTGCTGACCCCGTCTGCTCTGATCTCCCCAGATTCCGAGCTCGCCGGCCCGGAGCAGCGGCGCCCTCGGGGCGGCTGGACAGGCCCCGCGCCATGCCCGAGGGCTGagtgccgccgccgccgccgcagggCCTCGTCCCGCCTCGCGTGGGACCGCGCGCGCCCAGGTCGGGGCCCAGGCGGCCGACCATGGTGCTGCCTCCCCCGGACCGGCGCCACGTGTGCCTGACCACGCTGGTGATCATGGGCAGCATGGCGGTCATGGACGCTTACCTGGTGGAGCAGAACCAGGGCCCGCGGAAGATCGGCGTGTGCATCATCGTGCTGGTGGGCGACGTGTGCTTCCTGCTGGTGCTGCGCTATGTGGCCGTGTGGGTGGGCGCCGAGGTGCGCACGGCCAAGCGCGGCTACGCCATGATCCTCTGGTTCCTCTACATCTTCGTGCTGGAGATCAAGCTCTACTTCATCTTCCAAAACTACAAggcggcgcggcgcggcgcggcCGACCCGGTGGCGCGCAAGGCGCTGACCCTGCTGCTGTCGGTGTGCGTGCCGGGCCTCTTCCTGCTGCTGGTGGCGCTCGACCGCATGGAGTACGTGCGCACCTTCCGGAAGCGCGAGGACCTGCGCGGCCGCCTCTTCTGGGTGGCGCTGGACCTGCTGGACCTGCTGGACATGCAGGCCAGCCTGTGGGAGCCGCCGCGCAGCGGGCTGCCCCTGTGGGCCGAGGGCCTCACCTTCTTCTACtgctacatgctgctgctggtgctgccgTGCGTGGCGCTCAGCGAGGTGAGCATGCAGGGCGAACACATCGCACCGCAGAAGATGATGCTCTACCCGGTGCTCAGCCTCGCCACCGTCAACGTGGTGGCCGTGCTGGCGCGCGCCGCCAACATGGCTCTGTTCCGCGACAGCCGCGTCTCCGCCATCTTCGTCGGCAAGAACGTGGTGGCGCTGGCCACCAAGGCCTGCACCTTCCTGGAGTACCGGCGCCAGGTGCGCGACTTCCCGCCACCCGCGCTGGCGCTGGAGCTGCAGCCGCCCGCCCCGCAGCGCAACTCGGTGCCGCCGCCCCAGCCGCTGCACGGCCCCCCGGGCCGCCCTCGCGGCCCCTCGCCCACGCGCGATGCCCTGGACACGTGACCGGGACCCCCGGATTCTGAGACGCCTGGCGGCAGGCGCGCGCGGTTTgcatgggatggggtggggtcgGGTGCGGAGAGCGCCCCTACCCGCGGGGCCCGCGGCCGCGCCTTCATCTCAGGGATCCCTCGGACCACGGACCTCTGCCCCGGCCCGTGAGCCAGTGTGTGCGGCCGGGGCGGAGCGGGGAGGGTCCCGCCTCCACCCACGGCGTTCTGGGTGGCAAGGGAGCACAGAGTGGGCCGAGGTCTGGTCCCTTGGGGTCCCTCGGTGGGGGCCTCTGGCTCAGCGTTTGGGACCGAGGAGGCCTCTGTCATTTTAAAGACTCGTGTTTACAGTTTTGTATGTAACGTGGCTGTGCTTTGCCTGTTTGATGCGTCCAGTCTCTGACAGCTGGGGAGGGGCGTGGGCGGGTCGGGGTGTGCTCCAGTGATGGCGGGGTGGGGCCTGTGTCCTTCCCAGGCCTCCTCCCAGgggcctctccccagcccctgcgcAGGCACAATTGCTCGGGCATTCTGAGACAGACCCTCCAGCCTCCCCGTTCCT
It includes:
- the TMEM121 gene encoding transmembrane protein 121 produces the protein MVLPPPDRRHVCLTTLVIMGSMAVMDAYLVEQNQGPRKIGVCIIVLVGDVCFLLVLRYVAVWVGAEVRTAKRGYAMILWFLYIFVLEIKLYFIFQNYKAARRGAADPVARKALTLLLSVCVPGLFLLLVALDRMEYVRTFRKREDLRGRLFWVALDLLDLLDMQASLWEPPRSGLPLWAEGLTFFYCYMLLLVLPCVALSEVSMQGEHIAPQKMMLYPVLSLATVNVVAVLARAANMALFRDSRVSAIFVGKNVVALATKACTFLEYRRQVRDFPPPALALELQPPAPQRNSVPPPQPLHGPPGRPRGPSPTRDALDT